A portion of the Longimicrobiaceae bacterium genome contains these proteins:
- a CDS encoding PAS domain-containing protein produces the protein MNPVVPRHPGLEALPDGFCMLDPQWRLTYWNAAAESLSGVARERALGCLVWEAVPGVDEAIRERMQPAMAEGRRVEYARSMPTAMGPRLISFTVTPADGGVAVQFRDTAADEPSERRYASLLGSIGDGFLAVDAEWRVVHVNAAARELLGLPPGWGPGLGLWEMLPE, from the coding sequence ATGAACCCCGTGGTCCCACGCCATCCCGGCCTGGAAGCGCTCCCGGACGGCTTCTGCATGCTCGATCCCCAGTGGCGGCTAACGTACTGGAACGCGGCGGCGGAGTCTCTCTCCGGCGTCGCGCGCGAGCGCGCCCTGGGCTGCCTGGTGTGGGAAGCCGTGCCGGGGGTGGACGAGGCGATCCGCGAGCGGATGCAGCCGGCGATGGCGGAGGGCCGGCGCGTGGAGTACGCCCGCAGCATGCCCACCGCCATGGGGCCGCGCCTCATCTCCTTCACCGTCACGCCGGCCGACGGCGGCGTGGCCGTGCAGTTCCGCGACACCGCGGCGGACGAGCCGTCGGAGAGGCGCTATGCCAGCCTGCTGGGCTCCATCGGCGACGGCTTCCTGGCGGTGGACGCCGAGTGGCGGGTCGTGCACGTGAACGCCGCCGCACGCGAGCTGCTGGGGCTGCCGCCCGGATGGGGGCCCGGCCTGGGCCTGTGGGAGATGCTGCCGGAG
- a CDS encoding M28 family peptidase → MSQPRVSTVDAALAQALDRIRPEAIDAHLRFLSHPLMEGRAPGTRGGRTAQEYIRAQMRRIGLEPAGGSYVQPVPMVGLDPHPELSFTAGGQTIEPIYRDDYVLRSGVPREQVETDAELVFVGYGITAPEYGWDDYEGVDVRGKVLLMRVNDPGTEATPGFFGGKALTYYGRWTYKYEEASRRGAAGAILIHTDDSAGYGWNVVRTSNTGVQYDLAGEPELPLDVRGWISSPMLRRVLTAAGLDLDDLLRRSEEFEFAPVPTGVRVHARVQSDVRPVETANVVGLLPGSDPARANEPVILASHYDHLGMTVDEDGTAAIYHGAYDNASGVAVLLAIAEAAASMPDRPARPMLFMSTTAEESGLLGSEWYARNPLFPLATTAAMLNVDGANLFGRTHDVGPLGADRSDLGDVVSQAAADEGMHVAPEAHPEQGMFFRQDHFPLARAGVPALAMDHGMDYEGRPRGWGEQQHADFVANHYHQPSDAYRDDFDYSGALQQARILLRTAVAVASADELPQWSPGAEFARR, encoded by the coding sequence ATGAGCCAACCCAGGGTCAGCACCGTGGACGCAGCGCTCGCGCAGGCGCTGGACCGCATCCGCCCGGAGGCGATTGACGCGCACCTGCGCTTCCTGTCGCACCCGCTCATGGAGGGGCGCGCGCCGGGCACCCGCGGCGGCCGCACCGCGCAGGAGTACATCCGCGCGCAGATGCGCCGCATCGGCCTGGAGCCGGCGGGCGGCTCGTACGTGCAGCCCGTGCCCATGGTGGGCCTCGACCCGCATCCCGAGCTGAGCTTCACTGCGGGCGGGCAGACCATCGAGCCCATCTACCGCGACGACTACGTGCTGCGCTCCGGCGTGCCGCGCGAGCAGGTGGAGACCGACGCGGAGCTGGTGTTCGTCGGCTACGGCATCACCGCGCCGGAGTACGGGTGGGACGACTACGAGGGCGTGGACGTGCGCGGCAAGGTGCTGCTGATGCGCGTGAACGATCCCGGCACCGAGGCGACGCCCGGCTTCTTCGGCGGCAAGGCGCTCACGTACTACGGCCGCTGGACGTACAAGTACGAGGAAGCGTCCCGCCGCGGGGCCGCAGGGGCGATCCTCATCCACACCGACGACTCCGCCGGCTACGGCTGGAACGTGGTGCGCACCTCCAACACCGGCGTGCAGTACGACCTGGCGGGCGAGCCCGAGCTGCCGCTGGACGTGCGCGGTTGGATCTCCAGCCCCATGCTCCGCCGCGTCCTGACCGCCGCCGGGCTGGACCTCGACGACCTGCTCCGCCGGTCCGAAGAGTTCGAGTTCGCCCCCGTCCCCACGGGCGTCCGCGTCCACGCCCGCGTCCAGAGCGACGTGCGGCCGGTGGAGACGGCCAACGTCGTGGGCCTCCTGCCCGGCAGCGACCCGGCGCGCGCGAACGAGCCCGTCATCCTGGCCTCGCACTACGACCACCTGGGCATGACGGTGGATGAGGACGGGACGGCGGCCATCTACCACGGCGCGTACGACAACGCCAGCGGCGTCGCCGTCCTGCTCGCCATCGCGGAAGCCGCGGCGTCCATGCCGGACCGGCCGGCCAGGCCGATGCTCTTCATGAGCACGACGGCGGAGGAGTCCGGCCTGCTCGGCTCGGAGTGGTACGCCCGCAACCCGCTCTTCCCGCTCGCGACCACGGCGGCGATGCTCAACGTGGACGGCGCCAACCTCTTCGGCCGCACGCACGACGTAGGTCCGCTGGGCGCCGACCGGTCCGATCTCGGCGACGTCGTCAGCCAGGCCGCGGCCGACGAGGGGATGCACGTGGCCCCCGAGGCGCACCCGGAGCAGGGGATGTTCTTTCGGCAGGATCACTTTCCGCTCGCCCGCGCAGGCGTGCCCGCCCTCGCGATGGACCACGGCATGGACTACGAGGGCCGCCCGCGCGGCTGGGGCGAGCAGCAGCACGCGGACTTCGTGGCCAACCACTACCACCAGCCGTCGGACGCGTACCGCGACGACTTCGACTACTCCGGCGCGCTCCAGCAGGCGCGCATCCTTCTCCGCACGGCCGTGGCCGTCGCGAGCGCGGACGAGCTGCCGCAGTGGAGCCCCGGCGCGGAGTTCGCCCGGAGATGA